One window from the genome of Rhodobacteraceae bacterium S2214 encodes:
- a CDS encoding cytochrome b/b6 domain-containing protein has protein sequence MRYTKAQIRYHWASVLLILIMAVTGMAYRLELADDGAMLIHQLTGQVLIVLLIVRIISRIAKRPAPNPHRSIATLAASAIHIALYLTLIAFVVTGYIGASAELDNALVAPASLSFARSDTGERLLEIHYLLKWVLLVLAGGHIAAALKHHFWNRDSTLTDMSLKAR, from the coding sequence ATGAGATACACCAAAGCGCAAATCAGATACCATTGGGCGTCTGTTTTGCTCATCTTGATCATGGCCGTGACAGGCATGGCCTACCGGTTGGAACTGGCCGACGATGGCGCAATGTTGATCCATCAACTGACAGGCCAAGTTTTGATTGTTCTGCTGATTGTACGGATCATCAGTCGGATTGCAAAGCGCCCCGCACCGAACCCGCATCGCAGCATTGCAACGCTGGCGGCCAGCGCCATACATATCGCACTATATCTTACCCTGATTGCTTTCGTCGTGACCGGCTACATCGGCGCGTCTGCCGAGCTGGATAATGCGCTGGTCGCCCCTGCCAGCCTGAGCTTTGCAAGGTCCGACACCGGTGAACGGCTGCTTGAAATTCATTACCTCTTGAAATGGGTGCTTCTTGTTTTGGCCGGCGGCCATATCGCCGCGGCGCTGAAGCACCATTTCTGGAACCGCGATTCCACCCTCACTGATATGTCACTTAAAGCCAGATAA
- the rplK gene encoding 50S ribosomal protein L11 — protein sequence MAKKVVGTLKLQVPAGAANPSPPVGPALGQRGINIMEFCKAFNAKTQEMENGAPCPTVITYYADKSFSMEIKTPPASYYIKKAAKLKSGSTAPGRTVAGSITGKQVREIAEAKMKDLNATSIEGAMLIIAGSARSMGIEVK from the coding sequence ATGGCCAAGAAAGTAGTAGGGACACTTAAGCTGCAAGTCCCAGCGGGCGCAGCAAACCCATCCCCACCCGTAGGCCCAGCATTGGGTCAGCGCGGCATCAACATCATGGAATTCTGTAAAGCGTTTAACGCGAAAACACAGGAAATGGAAAACGGCGCGCCGTGCCCAACCGTGATCACATATTACGCGGACAAATCCTTCTCGATGGAAATCAAGACGCCACCTGCGTCCTACTACATCAAGAAAGCTGCGAAACTGAAGTCCGGCTCAACAGCGCCAGGCCGTACAGTTGCAGGCTCCATCACTGGTAAGCAGGTTCGTGAGATCGCTGAAGCCAAGATGAAAGATTTGAACGCGACTTCCATCGAAGGCGCAATGCTGATCATCGCGGGTTCTGCTCGCTCTATGGGCATCGAGGTGAAGTAA